From the genome of Pseudomonas hamedanensis:
GTGCCGATTGCCTGCTGACTTGCCGAACTGGCACCCGTGGCAATGGCCAACGGTACTACGCCAAGAATGAACGCCAGCGAGGTCATGACGATCGGCCGCAGACGCAAACGCGCTGCTTGCAACGTCGCGTCGATCAGATCGTGACCTTCGTCGTACAGGCTCTTGGCGAATTCGATGATCAGGATGGCGTTCTTCGCTGACAGGCCAATGATGGTGATCAAGCCAACCTTGAAGAACACATCGTTGGGCATCCCGCGCAGCGTCACTGCCAGCACCGCGCCAAGCACGCCCAGCGGGACTACGAGCAACACCGAAGTCGGGATTGACCAGCTCTCATAAAGCGCCGCCAGACACAGGAACACCACCAGCAACGACAACCCGAGCAGTATCGGCGCCTGGTTGCCGGACAAGCGTTCCTGCAACGACAAACCGGTCCATTCCTGGCCCAGACCTGTCGGCCCCTGCGCAACCAGACGTTCGATTTCCGCCATCGCCTCACCGGTGCTGTGCCCCGCAGACGGTTCGCCGGAGATCGCAATCGCCGGGTAGCCGTTGTATCGGGTCAACTGCGCCGGGCCTTGAATCCAGTTGGCCTGGACAAATGCCGACAGCGGCACCATGTTCCCGGCGTTGTTGCGCACGTGCATTTTCAGCAAATCATCGACCTGACTGCGCTGGTCGCCCTCAGCCTGCACCACCACGCGCTGCATGCGGCCCTGATTGGGAAAGTCGTTGATGTAGCTGGAACCCACAGCAGTGGACAGCACGTTACCAATGTCGGCGAACGATACGCCCAAGGCGTTGGCCTGCTTGCGATCGACGATCAATTGCACTTGCGGCGCTTCGGCCAGTGCGCTTTCACGCACATTCATTAATACTGGACTCTTTTCCGCGGCGGCGAGCAGTTCCGTGCGCGCCTGCATCAAGGTCGCGTGGCCGAGGCCGCCGCGATCCTGCAAGCGAAACTCGAAACCACTCGACGTACCGAGACCGTCCACGGGTGGCGGCAGCACTGAGAAGGCCATGGCGTCCTTGATCTGGCTCAGGGCAGCGTTGGCACGATCGGCAATCGAGCTTGCGGTATCGTCAGTGCCACGTTCCGACCAATCCTTCAGCGTAGAAAACGCCAGCGCCGCGTTCTGCCCGCTGCCGGAGAAGCTGAAACCGAGAATCACCACGCTGTCACTGATACCCGGTTCGCCGGCGTTATGCGCTTCAAGCTGTTCGGCCACTTGCACCGTGCGGTTTTTGGTTGCGCCGGGCGGCAATTGAATATCGGTGATGGTGTAACCCTGGTCTTCCGTCGGCAGAAACGAGGAGGGCAGGCGCGAAAAACACAGTCCCAGACCCACCAGCAGCACAACGTAGATCAACAGGTAGCGACCGGTGCGTTTCAGTGCATACCCGACCCAGCCCTGATAGCGATCGGTCAAGTGCTCGAAACGCCGATTGAACCAGCCGAAGAATCCGGCCTTCTCGTGATGCTCGCCCTTGGCGACAGGCTTGAGCAATGTCGCGCACAGTGCTGGCGTCAAGGTCAGGGCGAGGAATGCCGAGAACAGAATCGAGGTCGCCATCGACAGCGAAAACTGCTGATAGATCACCCCGACCGAACCTTGCATGAACGCCATCGGGATAAACACCGCGACCAGCACCAGGGTGATGCCGATAATCGCACCGGTAATCTGCGTCATTGCCTTGCGTGTGGCTTCCTTGGGCGACAGGCCTTCGGTAGTCATGATGCGCTCGACGTTCTCGACCACGACGATCGCATCGTCCACCAGAATGCCGATGGCGAGCACCATGCCGAACATGGTCAGCACGTTGATCGAGAAGCCCAGAGCCAGCATGGTCGCAAAAGTACCCATCAGAGCGACCGGCACCACCAGCGTCGGGATCAGCGTGTAGCGCACGTTCTGCAGGAACAGGAACATCACCGCGAACACCAGCAGCATCGCTTCGCCGAGGGTGTAAACCACTTTGGTGATCGAGACCTTGACGAACGGTGAGGTGTCGTAGGGGATCTTGTATTCCACGCCTGCCGGGAAGTAACGCGCCAGCTCATCCATTTTTGCCCGCACCAGCGTTGCGGTGTTCAGCGCATTGGCGCCCGGCGACAACTGCACGCCGACGGCGGTGGAGGGCTTGCCGTTCAACCGCGTGCCGAACTGGTATTCCTGACTGCCGATTTCGACGCGCGCCACGTCACCGATGCGCACGATTGAACCGTCGCGATTGGCCTTGAGCACGATGTCGGCGAACTCTTGCGGCGTCGACAACTGGCCCTTGACCAGAATCGTCGCGGTGATTTCCTGCGACGAGGGCGACGGCAGATCGCCGATGCTGCCCGCCGAAACCTGAGCGTTCTGCGCAACGATGGCTTCGTTGACGTCAGCCGGGGTCAGGTTGAAGGCAATCAGTTTCTGCGGATCGATCCAGATGCGCATGGCCCGCTCGGCGCCATACAACTGTGCCTTGCCGACGCCGTCGAGACGCTTGATTTCGTTCATCACGTTACGCGCCAGATAATCGCTGAGCGCTACGTCATCGAGCTTGCCGTCGCTGGAGGTCAGGGTGATCAGCAACAGGAAGCCGGACGAGACTTTCTCGACCTGCAAGCCTTGCTGATTGACCGCTTGCGGCAGGCGTGACTCGACCACCTTGAGACGGTTTTGCACATCGACCTGCGCCAGTTCCGGGTTGGTGCCGGGCTGGAACGTCGCTTTGATCGTCGCGCTGCCGAGGCTGCTCTGCGATTCGAAGTACAGCAGGTGATCGGCGCCGTTGAGTTCTTCCTCGATCAGGCTGACCACGCTTTCATCGACGGTCTGCGCCGAAGCGCCCGGGTACACGGCATAAATTTCAATCTGCGGCGGCGCGACATCGGGGTACTGCGCCACCGGCAACTGCGGGATGGCCAGCGCACCGGCCAACAGGATGAACAACGCGACAACCCAGGCGAACACCGGGCGGTCGATAAAGAACTGCGGCATAAAAAAGCGTCCTGCTTACTGACCAGAAGTCTGGGCGAGTGGAAGAGGGGTTTCGTCGATCTGCACTTTTTCGCCGGGACGGGCATGTTGCAGGCCTTCGGTGATGATGCGGTCGCCGGGCTTGAGGCCGCCGGTAACAATCCAGCGATTGTTCTGCACCGCGCCCAGTTGCACCGGTTGCAGCGCCACACGCAGTTGCTCATCAACCGTCAGCACCTGGGCAACGCCGGCGCTGTCACGCTGTACGGCCCGTTGCGGCACGGTGATGCCGTTCTGGATAGTTGCTTGCTCGAGACGTACACGGATGAAACTGCCCGGCAACAGGTCGAGATCCGGATTGGGGAATTCGCTGCGCAGAATGATCTGCCCGGTGCCCGGATCGACCGTGATGTCGCTGAATAGCAGTTTGCCCGGTAGCGGGTAGAGGCTGCCGTCATCCTGAATCAGCGTGGCTTTGACCTGATCCCGGCCGACTTCCTGCAACTGCCCGGAGCGGAATGCGCGGCGCAGCTCGTTGAGTTCACGGGTCGATTGAGTCAGGTCGGCGTGGATCGGGTCGAGCTGCTGGATCAGTGCCAGCGGCGTGGTTTCGTTCTGCCCGACCAGCGCGCCTTCGGTGACCAGTGCGCGACCGATTCGGCCTGAAATAGGCGCGGTAACAGTGGCATAACCCAGGTTGAGCTTTGCCCGCGCCACCGCGGCTTTGTTGGCCGCAACGTCGGCGGCAGTCTGCCGTGCATTGGCGCGGGCGTTGTCGTAATCCTGAGCACTGATGGCCTTGTCGTCGATCAACTGCGCATAGCGCTGCTCCTGCAATTTTGCCTGGAAGGCGTTGGCCTCTGCTTTGCGCAGCGCTGCTTCGGCGCTATCGAGGTCTGCCTTGAATGGCGCCGGGTCGATGCGAAACAGCACCTCGCCCTGTTTGACGTCGCTGCCTTCGCGGAACACGCGTTGCAACACCACACCGGCGACCCTTGCACGCACTTCGGCGATCCGTGGCGCGGCGATGCGCCCGCTCAGTTCACTGCTGATGGACAGAGGGCGGGCCTGGAGGGTCTCGATGCGCACGGTCGCTGGCGGCGTCTGTTGTTCGGCGTTCGAGGATGAGTCACAGGCGCCCAGCGACAGCGCCATTGCGATCAGGCCGAGCCCGGCCAGCAGTTTCTTCGACATGTACAACCCCCAATATTGATGGCCGCATCCTACGGCCAGACGAGGAGGTTAGCGGTGAAGCTTTGTAGCTGCTGTGTGAAATTGTGTAAGGGTTTTGCTCAGGGGCGGGTGAGGACGTATATCCTGCAGGCCTGAAATTTATTGCGACAGTTCGATCGCTTTCGCGAGCAGGCTCGCTCCCACATTTGTCTACGATGTCCTGTGGGAGCGAGCCTGCTCGCGAATGAGCCCTGACTGTCGCCACTGCATCTTCTGGAACACCCATGCCCAACATCCTCCTGGTCGAAGACGACACCGCCCTCGCCGAACTGATCTCCAGCTACCTGGAACGCAACGGTTACTCCGTCAGCGTCATCGGCCGTGGCGACCACGTGCGCGAGCGGGCGCGGATCAATCCGCCGGATCTGGTGATCCTCGACCTGATGCTGCCGGGGCTGGATGGCCTGCAAGTCTGCCGCTTGCTGCGCGCGGATTCGGCGATGCTGCCGATTCTGATGCTCACCGCCCGCGACGACAGCCACGACCAGGTGCTGGGCCTGGAAATGGGCGCCGACGATTACGTTACCAAGCCGTGCGAGCCGCGGGTGTTGCTGGCCCGGGTGCGGACGTTGTTGCGCCGCAGCAGTCTCGGCGAACCGTTGACGGTCAACGACCGCATCGTCATGGGCAACCTGTGCATCGACCTGTCCGAACGCACCGTCACCTGGCGCGAGCAAGCGGTGGAACTGTCCAGCGGTGAGTACAACTTGCTGGTGGTGCTCGCCCGGCATGCCGGCGAGGTGCTCAGCCGCGACCAGATTCTGCAACGCTTGCGCGGTATCGAATTCAACGGCACTGACCGCTCGGTGGACGTGGCGATTTCCAAGCTGCGGCGCAAGTTCGACGATCACGCGGGCGAGGCGCGCAAGATCAAGACTGTGTGGGGCAAAGGCTACCTCTTCAGCCGCTCCGAATGGGAATGCTGAGCTGATGTTTCGCATCCTGTTTCGCCTGTATCTGGTGACGATCGTTTCGTACAGCGCGGCGATTTATCTGGTGCCGGATCTGGTGGTGATGGCCTTCAGGGATCGGTTCGTCACCTATAACCTGGATTTTTCCCGTGGCCTGCAATCGCTGATCACCAAACAGTTTCATGCTGCACCGCAGGATCAGTGGCCAACCATTGCGGCGACGATGGATAAGGAATTCCAGCCGCTGCACATAGTGCTGACGCGTATCGACGACGCGGTGTTCACGCCCATCGAGCAGGAGCGCCTGCACCGCGGTGAAAACGTGGTGCGCATCGGCGACTGGGGCTGGCGCACGTTGGCGGTCACCCCGCTGAATGATGAGATGGCGGTGCGCATGGTCGTTCCGCCCGATCCCATGGACGTCGATTTGTTGTACTGGAGCATCAACGTGCTGATCGGCGCGACACTACTCGGCTGCCTGCTGCTCTGGCTGCGTCCGCACTGGCGCGATCTGGAGCGCCTGAAAAGCACCGCCGAGCGCTTCGGCAAGGGCCATCTGAGCGAGCGCACCAACATTGCCCCAAGCTCCAACATCGGCAGCCTGGCCAAAGTCTTCGACACCATGGCCGGTGACATCGAAAACCTCCTGAACCAGCAACGCGACCTGCTCAATGCTGTTTCCCATGAGTTGCGCACGCCGTTGACGCGGCTGGATTTCGGCCTGGCGCTGGCACTGTCCGATGATTTGCCGGCCCCTAGCCGCGAACGCCTGCAAGGGTTGGTCGCGCATATTCGTGAGCTGGATGAATTGGTTCTGGAGCTGTTGTCTTACAGCCGCTTGCAGAACCCGGCGCAATTGCCCGAGCGAATCGAGGTGGCGCTGGATGAGTTCATCGACAGCATCCTGGGCAGTGTCGACGAGGAGCTGGAATCGCCGGAGATCGTTATCGATGTGTTGCTGCACGGTCAGTTGGAACGCTTTGCGCTGGATCCGCGTCTGACGGCGCGAGCGATCCAGAATCTGCTGCGCAATGCCATGCGTTATTGCGATAAACGCATTCAGATCGGCGTCCAGGTGAACGCTGCCGGTTGTGAAATCTGGGTGGACGATGACGGGATCGGTATCCCCGACGACGAGCGCGAGCGGATTTTCGAGCCTTTCTATCGACTCGACCGCAGTCGCGACCGGGCGACCGGTGGTTTTGGCTTGGGCCTGGCAATCAGCCGCCGGGCTCTGGAAGCTCAGGGCGGAACCTTGACGGTAGAACACTCACCACTGGGTGGGGCGCGATTCAGGCTTTGGTTGCCGGCCACGGCCTGAATCCGCGGAGCGCTATCAGATCGGCAGATCCGACGATTGAATGAGACCGACGCCGGCCGCTTGCATCCGGGTGATCGCGGCGGCCAGCGAACCGTCCAGATCAATCGCCCGGCAGGCATCCAGCACCACAAACGCATTGAATCCCGCCGCGCGCGCATCCAGCGCCGAAAACATCACACAGAAATCCAGCGCAAGCCCGACCATGTAGACCGTGTCGATGCCGCGCTCTTTGAGGTAGCCAGCCAGCCCGGTGGTGGTGCTTCGGTCCGCTTCGAGGAAGGCTGAGTAACTGTCGATGTCAGGATTGCAGCCTTTACGGATGATCAATTGAGCATGAGGCAAATCGAGCTGCGGATGAAGCTCGGCCCCGGCGCTGGCTTGCACGCAATGCTCGGGCCACAGCGTTTGTTCGCCGTATGGCAACTCGATGACGTCGTAAGGCTGACGCCCGGGATGACTTGACGCAAACGAGATGTGGCCGCGCGGGTGCCAGTCCTGAGCAATGACGACCTGTCTGAATTGGCGTGCAAGGCGATTGGCCAGCGGCACAATCCGGTCACCTTCAGGCACCGGCAGTTGTCCGCCGGGAATGAAGTCGTTTTGAACATCGATGACCAACAATGCAGCGCGAGATGCAGCAATGGGCACAAGGCAATCCTCGTTGGAATAAAACTCGGCCCAGTTTAGCAGGATGGACGTCAGCCGCTGGTCTGTAACACGCATTGCTGGGTCTTGCTGTCCCAGACCTGGCCTTTCGGGCATTCAGGCTTTTTGACCGCGTCGGTTTCATCGCTGGCAAGGATTGACGGGCTGGGCAGGGTGGCGACCAGCAGTGGGACGACGAGCAGCACTTGGCGAATAGTCATGATCAATCTCCACTTTCTTATGCCTGGAGCGGGATGTGTCGTTCTCCTTTTCAGTGACTGTTCAGTTTTGAAGAAGATTCAAAGGTTGTGTGGCTGGGCCGCTACCGTTGATCAACTCACCGAAGCGGTCTTACCTATTCTGCGCCGCTCCTGAATGCCACGAACCACCAGATACAACAACGGCCCCACCGAGACGAATACCGCCGTCAGCACCAGATAAGGCACTACCGACCAGACCGATCGCCCGCGAGCCCTGGCATCCTTGAACATCCACACCCCGGCCAATGTCGCCAGCAGATACAGATCGATCACCACCTGCGCCGTGTCTGGGCGCGACATCAGGCTGATCCCGAAGTCGATCAATGACTGTTCCGCCTGAACCATCACTGAAAGGGTGTAACCGCTAAAAGCGAGCAAGGCGGTGAGAGGCAGGGCGATGGACATCATGGATTCCTTCCTTGGGTGGTAAGCAGAACGGCCAGCCTACCGGCAGCTCGCAAATTAGGCCATTGACTTGTCAGTCGCCCGCAGGCTAATTTCCAGCCCATGACTTTCACCGTATTGCGCCACCAGCCAAGCATTATTACCGCCATTCCTCATTTGGCGGGCTAGCGCACGGCTGCAGCACCCAACCCGCCCCTGGAGGCGGGTTTTTACTTTCTGTCTCCCGGGTTCTGAAAAACGTCAGGAGACGACCATGCCGTATAGCCCCGCCCAGCAAGCCCTGCTTGAACACTATGTGAAACAGATCCTGGCCGCGCCGGTGTACGACATTGCCGTGCGCACGCCGTTGCAGGCAGCGCCGGCACTCTCTGATACGCTGGGCAACAACGTCTTGCTCAAGCGCGAAGACCTGCAACCGACGTTCTCCTTCAAAATTCGCGGCGCCTACAACAAACTGGTGCAACTGAGCGATGAGCAAAAGTCCCGTGGCGTCATCACCGCATCAGCCGGTAATCACGCCCAAGGTGTGGCGCTGGCCGCGCGCGAGTTGGGCATTGCGGCGACGATCGTCATGCCGTCGATGACACCGGAGCTAAAGGTTCTTGGGGTTCGCAGTCGCGGGGCTGAAGCGCTGCTGCACGGTGAGAGTTTTCCGTTTGCCCTGGCCCACGCGTTGCAACTGGCACAGCAAACCGGGCGCACCTTCGTTTCACCCTTCGATGACCCGCAAGTGATCGCCGGGCAGGGCACCGTGGCGATGGAGATCCTCCGCCAGCATCAAGGCGCTCTGGATGCGATCTTTATTCCGGTCGGCGGCGGTGGCTTGATCGCCGGCATTGCGGCTTACATCAAATACCTGCGCCCGGATATACGCATCATCGGGGTCGAGTCTGAGCATTCGGCCTGCCTGCAAGCGGCGATGGTGGCGGGTGAACGCGTGGTGTTGCCCTGCGTCGGTACGTTCGCCGACGGTGTGGCGGTGGCGCAGATCGGGGAATTCGGTTTCGAGGTTTGTCGTTTTTGCGTGGACGAGGTCGTCACCGTCAGCAACGACGAACTGTGCGCTGCGATCAAGAACATCTATGACGACACCCGCTCGATCACCGAGCCTTCCGGTGCATTGGCCGTGGCTGGAATCAAGCGCTATGTGACGCGAACCGGTGTGCGCGACCAAACCTTTGTCGCCATCGATTCGGGCGCCAATATCAACTTCGATAGTCTGCGTCATGTCGCCGAGCGCGCCGCTGTGTGCGGCGTCACGGCGTGATGAGAACAGAGGGGCGGTTATTGCTGAAGGGCGCTGCCGACTTTGTCCGATGCCGACCAGATGCGATAGCGCACCTCAACGTCAGCAGGTGCGTACACCACGACCGGCAGTTTACTGTTGTAGCGCAACATGAAGCCATCCCCGACGACCGGCACGAACGCGCGTTTCTTCTCGCTGCCGGGCGGACAGGCCATCATCGTACTCATCGGGCCGATAACCGTCTCCAGGCGATAAAAGGGATAACCCCAGCCTTCAAGATTCTTTTCATCCAGAACGCCGCCCAGGCGCTGACGGTTGCAATCCACTTCAAGGGTCTTGCCTGCGAGAATTTCAACCTGGAAGTTTTCTTCCTGCTCCTGTTTGGGCAGGTGAATGACTTGGCGGGTGAATCCAGCTTCTGCCTTGGGGTACGGCGCGACGTCTTCAAGCCTGGCGGCGTGGGCGAGGGTGGACAGGCTGGCGAGGATCAGGCCAGTCGTCGCATAGATACGTAAAGAACTCATGGAAGCCTCCGTGCAGGTGAGATTGCACAAGCATTCTTGCCGCCATGGCCTCCGAAAGCAAATTCGTCGGGGATTGCATATTGCAGGAGACGGGTGGTCGATTCATGCATTTTGCAAATAGCAAAGTACTGGCCCCGCCGCCAAGTCTTTGATT
Proteins encoded in this window:
- a CDS encoding efflux RND transporter permease subunit, giving the protein MPQFFIDRPVFAWVVALFILLAGALAIPQLPVAQYPDVAPPQIEIYAVYPGASAQTVDESVVSLIEEELNGADHLLYFESQSSLGSATIKATFQPGTNPELAQVDVQNRLKVVESRLPQAVNQQGLQVEKVSSGFLLLITLTSSDGKLDDVALSDYLARNVMNEIKRLDGVGKAQLYGAERAMRIWIDPQKLIAFNLTPADVNEAIVAQNAQVSAGSIGDLPSPSSQEITATILVKGQLSTPQEFADIVLKANRDGSIVRIGDVARVEIGSQEYQFGTRLNGKPSTAVGVQLSPGANALNTATLVRAKMDELARYFPAGVEYKIPYDTSPFVKVSITKVVYTLGEAMLLVFAVMFLFLQNVRYTLIPTLVVPVALMGTFATMLALGFSINVLTMFGMVLAIGILVDDAIVVVENVERIMTTEGLSPKEATRKAMTQITGAIIGITLVLVAVFIPMAFMQGSVGVIYQQFSLSMATSILFSAFLALTLTPALCATLLKPVAKGEHHEKAGFFGWFNRRFEHLTDRYQGWVGYALKRTGRYLLIYVVLLVGLGLCFSRLPSSFLPTEDQGYTITDIQLPPGATKNRTVQVAEQLEAHNAGEPGISDSVVILGFSFSGSGQNAALAFSTLKDWSERGTDDTASSIADRANAALSQIKDAMAFSVLPPPVDGLGTSSGFEFRLQDRGGLGHATLMQARTELLAAAEKSPVLMNVRESALAEAPQVQLIVDRKQANALGVSFADIGNVLSTAVGSSYINDFPNQGRMQRVVVQAEGDQRSQVDDLLKMHVRNNAGNMVPLSAFVQANWIQGPAQLTRYNGYPAIAISGEPSAGHSTGEAMAEIERLVAQGPTGLGQEWTGLSLQERLSGNQAPILLGLSLLVVFLCLAALYESWSIPTSVLLVVPLGVLGAVLAVTLRGMPNDVFFKVGLITIIGLSAKNAILIIEFAKSLYDEGHDLIDATLQAARLRLRPIVMTSLAFILGVVPLAIATGASSASQQAIGTGVIGGMITATLAVIFVPVFFVVVMKLVRRLTKHH
- a CDS encoding efflux RND transporter periplasmic adaptor subunit, with protein sequence MSKKLLAGLGLIAMALSLGACDSSSNAEQQTPPATVRIETLQARPLSISSELSGRIAAPRIAEVRARVAGVVLQRVFREGSDVKQGEVLFRIDPAPFKADLDSAEAALRKAEANAFQAKLQEQRYAQLIDDKAISAQDYDNARANARQTAADVAANKAAVARAKLNLGYATVTAPISGRIGRALVTEGALVGQNETTPLALIQQLDPIHADLTQSTRELNELRRAFRSGQLQEVGRDQVKATLIQDDGSLYPLPGKLLFSDITVDPGTGQIILRSEFPNPDLDLLPGSFIRVRLEQATIQNGITVPQRAVQRDSAGVAQVLTVDEQLRVALQPVQLGAVQNNRWIVTGGLKPGDRIITEGLQHARPGEKVQIDETPLPLAQTSGQ
- a CDS encoding response regulator transcription factor, which encodes MPNILLVEDDTALAELISSYLERNGYSVSVIGRGDHVRERARINPPDLVILDLMLPGLDGLQVCRLLRADSAMLPILMLTARDDSHDQVLGLEMGADDYVTKPCEPRVLLARVRTLLRRSSLGEPLTVNDRIVMGNLCIDLSERTVTWREQAVELSSGEYNLLVVLARHAGEVLSRDQILQRLRGIEFNGTDRSVDVAISKLRRKFDDHAGEARKIKTVWGKGYLFSRSEWEC
- a CDS encoding ATP-binding protein, with product MFRILFRLYLVTIVSYSAAIYLVPDLVVMAFRDRFVTYNLDFSRGLQSLITKQFHAAPQDQWPTIAATMDKEFQPLHIVLTRIDDAVFTPIEQERLHRGENVVRIGDWGWRTLAVTPLNDEMAVRMVVPPDPMDVDLLYWSINVLIGATLLGCLLLWLRPHWRDLERLKSTAERFGKGHLSERTNIAPSSNIGSLAKVFDTMAGDIENLLNQQRDLLNAVSHELRTPLTRLDFGLALALSDDLPAPSRERLQGLVAHIRELDELVLELLSYSRLQNPAQLPERIEVALDEFIDSILGSVDEELESPEIVIDVLLHGQLERFALDPRLTARAIQNLLRNAMRYCDKRIQIGVQVNAAGCEIWVDDDGIGIPDDERERIFEPFYRLDRSRDRATGGFGLGLAISRRALEAQGGTLTVEHSPLGGARFRLWLPATA
- the pncA gene encoding bifunctional nicotinamidase/pyrazinamidase, whose product is MPIAASRAALLVIDVQNDFIPGGQLPVPEGDRIVPLANRLARQFRQVVIAQDWHPRGHISFASSHPGRQPYDVIELPYGEQTLWPEHCVQASAGAELHPQLDLPHAQLIIRKGCNPDIDSYSAFLEADRSTTTGLAGYLKERGIDTVYMVGLALDFCVMFSALDARAAGFNAFVVLDACRAIDLDGSLAAAITRMQAAGVGLIQSSDLPI
- a CDS encoding DUF2834 domain-containing protein, which codes for MMSIALPLTALLAFSGYTLSVMVQAEQSLIDFGISLMSRPDTAQVVIDLYLLATLAGVWMFKDARARGRSVWSVVPYLVLTAVFVSVGPLLYLVVRGIQERRRIGKTASVS
- the eco gene encoding serine protease inhibitor ecotin, which gives rise to MSSLRIYATTGLILASLSTLAHAARLEDVAPYPKAEAGFTRQVIHLPKQEQEENFQVEILAGKTLEVDCNRQRLGGVLDEKNLEGWGYPFYRLETVIGPMSTMMACPPGSEKKRAFVPVVGDGFMLRYNSKLPVVVYAPADVEVRYRIWSASDKVGSALQQ